In Betta splendens chromosome 1, fBetSpl5.4, whole genome shotgun sequence, the genomic stretch TAGAATGATTATGTTACTCTTTATTGCAAAGTTGTCTTCAAATGTTACAGTTGTCTTACTGTAACATTTGAAACTGTtcaaatatgatttttttttatgacaATGCACACTCACCTTCTTTGATAACTTTGATAACCCGCATGGTGTAAACGTCTGTGGCCAAATCTGCTTTCAACTCTTCTAGTCTCACTTTGTATACTGAGAACAGACAAGTTGTAAAATGTTAgctggtcacacacacgcacacatacacacacacacacaaacacaccacacacactcaaactctTACCAAAATCTATTTTGCTGCCTTTCTCAGACTCACAGGCCTTAGTTGTGCGAACTTCATTGTctattttttcctttctctgcaTATTGCAATTGTCTGGAAATTGACATCAGTACAAAGTTAGTAAACAGTCAAGGAAACAAGTTAGCACATGTGCTGAACGTGCAACTCATCATCCAATATTAAATAGTGAAGTGTCCACTTTGTAACCAAATATTGTTGCTGTCCAACAGCAGTGAATTACCACCTTAATGTGGTGGAGTGTTTGCCTGCCTTCATGATCCTGGCAGCTGTATAGTTGGGAAAATAAACAACCAGCTGATGTATAACTACTGTAGTAATGTGACACAATCTCTGGTGGCAATATGTCCCTTGTTTTAAAAGGTTTGATAGGTTTaaatttttcttttatgtttttggtGGACTCTGACTTGAGTTTGTTACATTACAGCAAGTATATGTTTACACAGCTCACTTACCTTCAGCACATATGCATTCATTCTTTTGGCAGAGTCTCAATAGCTCTCCAGAGCGCCTCTGTGGGTGGTAAAACTTCACACAGGGTGTCTCtacaaaatcaaataaaatgtagATTTAATGTAGATTTAGGCCACTGCTTCCCAAATCAGAGTACATCAATACACGTAATATATTTCAAAGGGTAAATGAGGTTATGCTTATTAAAAATCAAAGACTCCAAGACTCAAGAAGCAACACAGGCGTAGTATTTACACAGCAACATGATGCAAATACCAACAACAATGATTAACAAGGTTTAGACAAATAACctattactgttactgtttgGATTTCGGGCCCCtgctctgttcttttttttttttttttttttgacttttaGACTTACGGCTATTGTGCTGATGGTCATAGTATTCATAGACAGACACAGGCGCTGGTTGCAAGATACCAACTTTCAGAGTCTGGGTCATCCTGAATGCAATCTCCTCTGGGCGTTTGTGAGAAACCTATAAGAGATTTCCGTCAAGATACAAGTACTAGATAATGTGCAGTTGCATATTCGCACACACTgactcctacagtacatgcttgAGAGGGTGTGATTGGAACACTGAGCATGATCTTTACTACTTCAACCTATGTTATCCTTTTTAGTTTAGGACTAATTATATGACAccaatttaaattaaatgtagATAAACAATACAGCTAAggtcaataataaaataaaagaaagggaGAGGAGAAAACCTCACCTTATCTAAGTAGATAATGAGCGAGCCTCTGTCTGAGAGAACTTTGTCCATCTCATACTTTGAAATGCTGCGACCAAATCCTTTAGACAACTGCAcaagcgcgcacgcacgcacgcgcgcgcgcacacacacacacacacacacacacacacacacacacacacacacacacacacacacacacacacacacacacacacacacacacacacacacacacacaaagttatcCATCCTAATAACCTTAAGTAGAAATAAATAGATTAGattgaaagtgtgtgtgtgtgtgtgtgtgtgtgtgtgtgtgtgtgtgtgtgtcttactaAGTTCAGGTCATTTGTGTTAACAGTGAAGCCAGTCAGCAAACCAATATCCAAGATTGCCATGGTTGCATCACGCTGATCATCCTTatacctgagaaagaatggacACGATGATAGAGGATTGAAAATAATCCAATAATCCAATAAGCACCTATTATgagtaataatgtaataattcaGCATGACAACTGGAAAACGAGACAAATGCAAAGAGGAAAGTGTGAAAGGTTAATGCTGGGTAGAAAgtaatacatttacattaatgTGACACTACCATACCATACTTACAAAACTTCTATTTTCAGTTTGTATATACCTTCATCCTCACCAATCTTATCTGAAAGATCAAAGCACAAGAAACTACAAAAATCAAGAAAATCAAAAATCAGTTGAGATACTATGGTGCCATAGCACCTCTAGTACAGTAGGTGGTGCTGTGGATCAAAGCCATCCAGTCAATAATAGACTCTAGTCCGGGTTACAAAACAGTAATGTTGTCTTTAAgtcctgtgtatgtgtgtctaaGAACATTATCTGAACTCATGACTACACTGATGAAAATATTGTTGATAATGTCAAACCGTGCTAGTTAGTTATCAGTACAGAACGTCAAGCCATCGCAAAATAGACTCAATCTCGAATGCTTTACGTCTGTAGTGATCTAAATGATCACTACAGACATTCCATTTTCACAGCCAGACATGTTGATGCTTTTAACGTCATTTACAACCTAAATGTTTGGTTAAATGGGGTGGCAATAGTGCAGCTGGTTGGGAGGTCGTCCCTCTAACCGGTTGGTGGTTTGAGTCCCGCCATAGTCAATACAGTGTATGTCGAAGTGTCTTTGGGCAAGaaactgaaccccaagttgcccctgagcgccttgcatggcagctgctgttaTCGGTGTGTGAACGTGAGACTGAATGGGTAAAtgagaagctactgtaaagcgCTTTGACCTGAAAGGGTGTATAAATGCGCTACATAAATGCACCCATGTACCACAAATTAATGGACTGGTCTGCTACCAGGGCACACACGATGGTGGTTTTAAACCAGCCTACAGACAATCCCTGTGTAAAAAACAGCCTTAAGTTACCTGGGAAAAATTGCACAGACAGGTTGAACTTCTGACAGCTGCTTTCCTTTTCTTCAGGCAGCGCATAATACCATGACACCATCTGAGACATAGAAGCTGAAAGTCATTTTTTAATAGGAATAAGCACCATTACATAAAAAAATCATAGatcaataattatttttactgGTAATGTTTTTACATCAATCACTATTCTTTGTTTCATGGATTGATATTTAATAGCAATTCACAATTCTTCAAACCCATTCTGCTATATTTGTATTGTGTAAATCAGAGTAAACTAACACAATATACACAACAATACATTACGTGACCTACTTTTACTGTTGCTTCTCCTTTTCCAGTGGCAACGactgttatattattatttatagagTTTACCTGTTGGGGTGGCACAGAATAATAGTACACATCAGAATGAAGCCGTAGTAGATAACTGAACATGCACAAAGATTAAGATGAATGTACCAAACTTTCACTGTATTTTTAGGTGCAAGTCTGTTGACATTCTGTTAAGAAGCACTACACAGCTGGCTACACGTGATAAACAGCTGCTAAAGCCGATAGGACCGAATCCCTTTACTGGGAGACTGTTTAAGCTTCTATAATAACTCCTCACTAGGAGACTAGGCCAGCTCAACTTAGAGTTTGGCACAGACGGACAAACAAGCGAGGACAATTGCAATTTACAATTAATTACCACCAGACAGACTCAACATTGCAATCATTTGATGAAAGAAATGGCAACAGTCAAGCTAATAAtaacaaactgaaaatcaccaaACAAAAAAAGTACTAAATACACAGAAAGAAGAAACGTACAGCACACTGAAATAACAGAGTACATGAAAGCACAAACcttgacaaagacagacaggaccACAACAGACAGTGTAGCATGTCAAGGAAATGCTGTGTAACAACTATGACAAACCAACAGGAGTGATTAAGTAACAGGCTATGGACTCAGATATAGATGATAACAATGACTAAACTGGGAACAGACAGAAAGTGACATCACACCACATACAGACAACAGGGCTGGGTTGCCAGACATTGAAAGTGATTGTCTCAACCAACAATGTATTGTCACATTTGACAAATGATGTCTGAGTGAAGACAAGTTGTAATGGCGGCCTTACGCACTTGTGTCTTTCATCATGGCTTCGGGACATGTACATTTTATGGTTGATATCAATTTACACTATACTTAGCGGCGCCTCACATGTTCGTTCCAATGTGTCTTGCCACATCTTCCTCACTAGTTTCTATTACTGCAGCAGTTATTGGTTGCACCTCACCTTAGACGTTCTGGTAAAATAGTGGCTTTCTCTGTTGAAATTGAAGCTCGGAGGTTTTGACCTGTCTGGCAGAAAGAGTTCCACATTCACATTATACTCCTCCTCTCTAGCGGCAACCCAATACTCAGCTATTGCCTGGTACACCATTATAGTAGCCTGAAAAGGGACATAGAGCGAAGAAAAGTGGCAAATCAGCTGACTAAAACAAATCGCtgcaaaaaacacagcaactaCATAAAATTTAAAGGACAAAGAGGACTTGCACCTGAGTTGATCCATATCCTCCTCCATCTATCTGCTGTTGGTTGAACCATCTGACAACAGGTCTCGCCTCATCAAAGGCCTTTGATAATGAAAGTCAAGGAAATGCTTTCAAACTCTGTGGTTCATAGCTTATTCAATCAATCAGACATTTAAGTTAATCATAAGCAGtacaaatcattttaaataatataactTCTCACTTTTTCAATTTTCAGAGCTTTTTACTTTGCATGTCTGCTGACATGTAAACGTTAACAAGTATAAGTCCTGGTCAGATACTGTAAAAATTAGTGGCAAGTACTCACCTTGGTCTTGACCAACGCCAACAGAGCATAAGCTGTGGCCTCCAGGGTGAAAAGATGTTTGTCTCGTACAGGCCAATGATCTGAGCCTGAGGAAGACACACATTTTACTGCTCATTTTATCAatcacaaaaaaggaaaaacttaACCAATTTCATTTCCACAAAAACATGATACTGATTTTAAAATAGATATTACAGCATATGCAAGCTATATTGTTTCTTATGTATCTTATGTATTATGTGACCATACTCTTGAACTTGTTGAGGATCTGCAGGTTGAGTTTGTTTTCATTGGCCAGGGCATACGATGCTATTGCAGCAGCATAAGGGTTGGTGAGGCCATGTAGATGCTTCTCCAGGTAGCTCACAGCTTCATTTCTACTAGCGTCTAGATTCtgtgaggaaaaaagaaaaatccaaAACTGTTCAGACACCGTTCTGTTGTTGAATGAAGCAAATTTCTATCACTGAAAGttttagataaaaaaaaaaaaaaactgctcctACTATTATTGTAACTTATCAAacaaatgtatataaataaatacaaaataaagactaaaaaaaactgtttaacttgatAAGAGTTGTTTGGCTAATGAATATTTTCTAAAATTTCGTGGACATGTTACAATGGGGGGAAACATAAACTAGAGAAGTGCTCACCGCGGGAAAActacacaaacaagacaagagggaggacccaaatgcacaacccgTAGACAGAACTGACAATCAAGGATTTAATGAAGGACCAAATAAGcacaaaggaaaataaaaactaagGGTGCTGCGAATGCAGgattacaaatacaaataagaaCACAAACTAAGACAcataactaaactaaaaactaCTGCATAGCAGGGAAAACTGATTGACACTAACCAACCTGAtaacaggaaacaaaatgacaaacatccCAGGAGGACactaaacaaaagaaaatcagagtgccccctggtggcatGGAAGCGACTCACAACAGGATAAGGCTTTGCATATTTTGAAACACTTCACTACTCATATGATACGATacaaaatgactttaattatcCCATAATGGGAAAATTTGTTGCAGCAATAGACAAATAGTCAAAAAACAGGATAAGAGAACAATAACTACTGTACTGAAAGAAACTAGGTATTAGGTAAATTTAAGAGTGAAGAATATTGTGTCTGCATGCTGTGTATGTTTACAGTGTCAAAGAAGCACAGATGAATGGTGTTGTGAAGTATTGTGACTATGAGGCCAAATTCCCTTCATACAGTAATGCAAAGATTTGTGCCCTCATAGCGTAGTGGATAGAAAAGACTAGGCCACCACTGTTTGACAAGGCCCGGGGCTCAAGTGCAgttgtttcattattttccaGGTTGGGACAGGTTCAGTCTGTTGGCCTTAGCAGCCGACACCCAGCAAATGTAGCACTTAATAGAGGCATAACTAAACTGTATTGTACTGTGTGTGACTACGGTGGTACTCACATCAATCCCGTTACATATCTTGCCTGACTCCTGCATAGCGATAAGGCAGAAGGCTGTCATGGAGACACCTGAATCTGTGCCTTTCACATCACCCTAAGTGCAAAGGTGTAATTTTTGTCAGTTTTCTAAACCCATACACAAAAAACTGAGCCCTTCTATTTAACAAGTTTTATATTATCATGACTCACAATCATCTCTCCGTGAATGATTGTTCCAACTTCAGTAAACATGCCagatttctgtgttttcatcaAGAACTTTACAGCGTCACAGATCACGTCTTTGTTCATTCCTACAAGATGGCTAGCCATGGCAAACACCTTGGTAACATAAGCTGTCAGCCTTcaagagaagagaggaaagaaatgaGGTTTAGCTACATTCTCTAACATCCTCTTAGTTAGTGAGaatatggatgtgcaaatgagTTTGAGACTTAGGATGATTTACCATGTGCTGCCTATTTCATGTTCGGGAAATACAGCAAAAGACCCATCATCTTTATGGAAGGCAAGTTCATTATGGTAACCTGGACAAAGGTAATGCCCATTAGCTTTATCCAACATCATTACtctagtagcagtagcagtgtCTAAATTGGCTTTTAGGAGTTCTGCTTATTTGTGTCCTCCTCTTTTAGGCTTCCTGAAATCTGggtaaataataaatgtctgtATGACCCTACCAGTTTCGATGTGTTGAAGAGCTTCTGCCCGTTTATCAAGGCCCACAGTTTCCCACTGGTTGGTTTTGTCCAGGTAAACAGTTGCAATGACAGGCAGAGTCATTGAGATCATGTTCTGCTCCCCACAGCCTGAAGGCTGTTTGATCAGGGTACCCATAGACTTGCCACTGAGTGCGTTCTCTACTAATGCACTTAACTGCTCTCTGCCTGAGTAAACCAAAGAAGAAACACAGAATCAGACATGCAAAGATCTTTTTCAAACTGGTTAATTCAAGCAGATGTTACAGTATCTTACCTGTCACAGAGATCAGAGATCGTGTTAGTTGCTTAGTGTTtggaactaaatgtttctcaagTATTTCACTGTTAATGACTTCGACTTTTTTGTCACCTTGAGGAGGAAGTTGGGGTCTCATTAAATGGCATAACAGACTACAGATAATGTCACAgtctttaattattaaaagcCCCTACCTGTCTTAGTAAGCTGAAAGGTTACACTCTTTAAAGAATTTTTCAATATGCCTTCAGGCTGTAAACAATATTTATCAGTGTTATTTTATAACAGGATATTATAAATTTTTTAACTGTTATCAGAATATGTAAACAATATGCTTTTCATACTTTTTTGTGTCACTACAAGATGAACAAAACAGAGTCCTATTGCTTACCACCACCAGCAGTTTTCTCTCAATTCCATCACGCAATGGCAGATCTGAGTTTGAAACAAATGCTTTGACCTCAATTTTGAGTTCGCCTTCCTTCATAGGAATAATGACGAATGGCACAGATCGTGTAGATTTGCTTCCAACATTAACCTTTTGGCGATATTTCCCACGCTTAGAGGCTGAACTGCATACATCTGGGTTCTCAATCAGGTCAATAGTCACCTAATGGAAAAATTCAAATATGATAATATTTATAGGTTTAGAGAATTCTGAAATGCTGCTTTAGTGGCATTTTGCATCGGGTCACATTCACCAGGTTCCGTAAATTCAGTGACAGATTAATTCTGATGGTTGTCTTAACAGGTTATTTTCTTAATTTCAATGGCTTTTAATCTAATCAAAAGCCATAAAGACAGATGACAGTTTTGCTGTAAACATGGAAGAggtgatttactgtacaatgaaAAAGACTTAAGAGACAGTTGGTCCTTCTGGCCTGCCGGGGACGCTGtggttctgtttttgtgtggtCTTTATGTTTGTGACACAACAAATGTTGCCTTGTTTGACACTACCTTGTTGCATTTCACATCTCTCTGGTTGGTTCTGTGCTCAGTTGTCTGTAATGTTCTTTGCGTGTTTCATGTTCTTTGTAATTTCACCCATGTTTAGTTCAGAACTAAACTAGTTTAGTTTGTACTTccttgtctgtgtctgcattcTTTTATTGAACCATTTATACCATTTGTCAGTCTGCGGCTCGATGCCTTTGGGTCTTCCCTATTTGTTCTCCAGGTTTGGCTCTGTGTGGGAGGCTTCACTGTTTCTGTGTGGGGGATTAGTCAGCCTTAGCGGCCAGAGGCTTTCCTGGGTCAGCTCCGAGTGAGCAATTAACGTAGCTTCTATTAAAGTGAATCACCTTGTGCAATTAAGTTTATAATTGATACTATATTGcacgtaaaaaaaacaaatctgcatgtgagaaataaatttaaatttgtttttcagtttattttttctGACTTTCTATTTGAAATTTTCCTGCAGCAGAAGTAATTGTATATAAAcaatatattaaattaaattaaattaattaaaataaatttatcATGCATTAGGAAAATATTTCACGGCTATAAAAACTGGTCCCAGCGTGGATTTTGAAAACAATGTATAAATCGTGATATAAGCAACTGACAACTAGTAgaaaatgttacagtatgtagtaCAGTAGACAGAACAGTTCAGCTTACATCAGCACCCTCCTCACTGTAGTTGTGAAGAATCGCTTTAATTTCCAGCTGTTCCCCACGGACAGCGGAATAAGGCAGTCGGAGGTCAATGAAGAAGACCTTTTGAACTTTTACTTCTAGTGGATCAGCCACACAGATACCTTAGAGATAAGAATAACAAGTTTAGAATGAAACAGTGAATTCAAATAATGGTAAAATCTCTTCCAGTTTGAATTCTTACTATGCGTTGCTGAAAGGCTGATGGCAGTAAGCTGCCATGTTGTGATTGAATCCTTTAGCATTTCTGAGAGTGGAGACTCTTGAGTTTCACTGAAATGCACAATAAAGAAGTTAGTCTTGGTAATTAAATAAGGGCAGTAATGTGGATATGGAGTAATGTGTGTCAAGCGTATTTTTAATTATGATGCGTAAAACCTGAGAATGAACACAGTAATGATTTACATTATAGTTATATTACAGGATATGCTGAATTTCTGCTTCATTGAGAGCATATACgtcatgtacagtaagtacataACAGTCCTAATTTTACTGAATCTATTTTAGAGAAGTCACTtatttgaagtgtgtgttttcaccatTTAGGGTTATGTCCAGGGCAAGGAGGTAATTTGATATTATACCACATCCAACTTTCAGGGAAAGAGCTGCGTGAAACAATTTCACTTGTATCCATGTCACtattttcttcttcctcacctgTTTAAACAAATATAATCATTACATGTGCATTGAAAGTAATGAATTTGGATATATAACAACAGCATTAGTCCTTCATACTGTAGACCCGATGGTGCTTGTCACAACCACCTTTTGCAGTGGTTGGATTTAGCATTGTGTCCAAAGTAAGTGAGGCAATACACAATACATATAAACTTGCAGCAACAGCTGTCATTGCTGCGTGAGGCTTCTTTAACTGAAACAAGCGTAGAAGTTTAACTTCGGCTTAAGGTTTCAATAGGTTTTCTATTACCTTATTCCGCAGCTCTAAGCAGACAAACAGTATTAAACTGAAAATCTAGATGAAATATTGGCCATTTCTCAGTTTAAGTGTGTAACAGAAACTGGTTTCAGTAAATgaccatttctctctctgtgtcttacTGCGAGCCAGCAGGAGACTGTCCTGCCTCCTCTCATCTTGCTGGTCTTTCAGCTCCTTGCAGCAGCGTAGGAAGGCCTCCACACAGGCTGCACCTTCCACGATGTACTCACTGCGCCTCTCACAGTCGTATGAGAGGGGCGTGTCCCTCATTCCGTCCAAACAACAGTCAcgttgtattttttcttcatacTGACTCACTGAAAAATGGAGAGAGATGTAAAGAGAACAAAATGAGAAGGAACCATGTGGAAAATGGAAATGGGATATTTTCAGCTTTTGTGTAATAATTCTATGGATTTTGCCATCATCAACAAACACGATATGGAAATTTTTCTGATGATTCAGCAGTCCTATATTACAGCATCTTGCAGTTCTTACCTAAGCTGGTTTTGACGTCCATTATAGTGCTTGCCCGTTTCCTCCTGCTTGGCACTGGACATTTTGTTTCTGGAAATCACAAGTACAATAGCTCCTAAACACAACCTAAGAGGCATAACTCTGCAAATGAATTCTGTTAACAGAGTGAGTTTGACAGGATGCAGGCCACTAAAAAAATGCATGATTTCTATGCATGATCACACTCATTCAGTCACTACTTTTGTTCATAATGATGTTAAAGAACCTAAAGCAATATATATCAAAGAATTATCTTTGATGGGTACAGTGTTGTATAGCTTGTCACCAgcattttatactgtattttcaaACACTTTTCACTTTCGCAATCATTCTGTCCCAACATAATGTTTGAGTAGAAATAATACTTTGTTACATTTTATCTAACAGGTACCGTAATTAGATTGAGGTCACTTCCTAAATGTGTAATTATTCTAATTAGTTGGATTCCTCCCCAACATCACAAAACTGCTCAGTCTTATGATGGAACTAAAGGAACCCTGGAAGTGTCACCTTGTCTGTATGGGCTTCCAGGAGCCAAGTTGGTCTTAAACAATAGTCCTGCATCGTGAAACACATGCATTGCATCCCTGCCTCCACCTGGCGTGCATCCCGTGTCATACGTCTCTACCATGTCCCATATCTGAGTGGAAGGGATGTGGGCAAAATTACTTTCATGTAACATTGAATGGTCCAAACTGATGTTTTAGATATTAGATAAAAATCTTTTGATAGATacattgttttatttacctttttctGACTGAGGCGGTGTTTGGTGTTTAGGACGTAGACACCTTTGTCAACTGCCACCAATCCCACTGTGGCCCCAGGATCTCCAATGACCTTAAACTTAAATGTTCCGCGAGGAGCAAAGGGGTAGGAATGTGGTGCAGGTTCTAGCTTCAACTGAAAGAAGAAGGACGGAATTGATTTAGATTTGTGGTCATataacaaatacagtaaacataaaACCTGTGTTGTAGCTGCTCTTTGCATTAAGTTAATGACACAACAGTCCCTTATCTCGATGCATGCGTGTAGTGCGTCTTACACACCGAGCCCATGCAGGTGTCCTCCACATCCACCCAAACAGAGTCTGAGACCACTTCGTTTGCATTTGTATGGTAGTAGGCCACGATTCTGAATGATGGCAGCATGTCCTTGGTAACAAAGACTGTTAGAGATATCACTGGTCTTGGTGCAATTCGACCGTGGTTCACCAGCTGGCCTTTGCTAAGAATCTGAAAATATACATTCAACCATTAACTGGATTCAGTTCATGCATGTGTTATCAAACATGTGATGTCTCACCAAGTACGTGATGTCTCACCAAGTACGTGATGTCATATTTTGCATTTATGGGCTCTTTGAGGTTGAGAGTGACTTTCAAGTTGTCTCCTAGTCGTACTTCATCTGAACCCAAGCCTGCAATAATAGTATTGACCATTTACCATAGGGAAACACAAGGATGCTTATCATCTTATAGTCTTTCAGCATATTCCTTACCTATATAGATATATTGACCGTTGCTGGTGGTATATGGGGTAGCTGTCATGGTGGCTGATGCTTGGGTTATACCCGGGACGTTTGTCtttgccttcacacacacatttgcatattgTTATAATCAACATAGACTGATCCTAATACTTTACATTATTGAGGTGCCTTAATAAATGAGTGACGGTTCCACACAGTGCGCAGAACAAAAAACATTGCAATCACATTTTTCATGTACAGTTGGACACATTAATGTGGAGCAATATGAACATTTACATACTTGAATTATCAGTGGTTCGGGTTCTGATTTTGTGTTTATGGAAAGCCTTGCAATGCCATTGGCTGTGGTTTTCCCTGTTGTCTCATATGGCACCGCCTCCAGCAACACATTAATTCCCCTCGCTGGGGTTCCATCAGGGTTTGTGACTTCAACCTGTCATCATAGAAACAATGACACAGTGTGTTTGAGTAGGGGATTCACTTTGTTATTAGGAGGAAATAACACCAgaatcagattttttttctacttaAATAAAAGACAGAACAGAAAGCCTAAAGATTTGTAAACATTTTTCACAGCACAGTCTCATATGATGTAATGAAATCAAAGAAAAGCAATATGTATCACCTTCATTTAACATACAATATTTGTACATTACCACAGCATCGAAGGGCATTCCTGGTTTGAAATATCTGGATGTTTTCTTGAAGTTGATGCTGTAAGGTGATGTGACAATCCGGATGTCTTTCAGCTGTGCCTCCACCATTTCACCTCCTgtgcaaatatacagtatttgcaaatatatatatatatacagtatttatttatatatacaccgatgcccaagaggtacagccagatgaccatacctgaagcactcgaaactgccaagcaaaggctacaagccttggccagccgcctaaagagatacaccagagataacgaagccagacgaataaaccggctgttcgcaacacaacctgcgaaagtgtactctcaatggcagggtaataacaacagagcagacccaccaaggctggaaactgaacag encodes the following:
- the LOC114851145 gene encoding complement C3-like isoform X2, producing the protein MIRDFSGYFSMFLSSVIRKVMSAPNLFRVGTTEKIFVECQDCVDNNDFNVVIKVMNYPSKSLILDEKSVNLNKTNKFQSLAEITVPATDFSKDPTMKQYVYLQATFPGAELEKIVLVSFQSGYIFIQTDKTLYTPNSVVQYRMFGVKPSMEPVENDKETNAPPSIDIEIVTPNKITLPIAVKSLESGLYTHSYQLGDIVSPGLWTLVARFHDNPQESFTAEFEVKEYVLPSFEVKLSPDVPFFHVDSSEFTVSISAVYLFGQEVSGVAYVIFGVEHDGQKKSFPSSIQRKHIENGKAVGELKKEHITEVFQDILGLVGSSVYVSVSVLTENGGEMVEAQLKDIRIVTSPYSINFKKTSRYFKPGMPFDAVVEVTNPDGTPARGINVLLEAVPYETTGKTTANGIARLSINTKSEPEPLIIQAKTNVPGITQASATMTATPYTTSNGQYIYIGLGSDEVRLGDNLKVTLNLKEPINAKYDITYLILSKGQLVNHGRIAPRPVISLTVFVTKDMLPSFRIVAYYHTNANEVVSDSVWVDVEDTCMGSLKLEPAPHSYPFAPRGTFKFKVIGDPGATVGLVAVDKGVYVLNTKHRLSQKKIWDMVETYDTGCTPGGGRDAMHVFHDAGLLFKTNLAPGSPYRQETKCPVPSRRKRASTIMDVKTSLVSQYEEKIQRDCCLDGMRDTPLSYDCERRSEYIVEGAACVEAFLRCCKELKDQQDERRQDSLLLARSEEEENSDMDTSEIVSRSSFPESWMWYNIKLPPCPGHNPKCETQESPLSEMLKDSITTWQLTAISLSATHSICVADPLEVKVQKVFFIDLRLPYSAVRGEQLEIKAILHNYSEEGADVTIDLIENPDVCSSASKRGKYRQKVNVGSKSTRSVPFVIIPMKEGELKIEVKAFVSNSDLPLRDGIERKLLVVPEGILKNSLKSVTFQLTKTGDKKVEVINSEILEKHLVPNTKQLTRSLISVTGREQLSALVENALSGKSMGTLIKQPSGCGEQNMISMTLPVIATVYLDKTNQWETVGLDKRAEALQHIETGYHNELAFHKDDGSFAVFPEHEIGSTWLTAYVTKVFAMASHLVGMNKDVICDAVKFLMKTQKSGMFTEVGTIIHGEMIGDVKGTDSGVSMTAFCLIAMQESGKICNGIDNLDASRNEAVSYLEKHLHGLTNPYAAAIASYALANENKLNLQILNKFKSSDHWPVRDKHLFTLEATAYALLALVKTKAFDEARPVVRWFNQQQIDGGGYGSTQATIMVYQAIAEYWVAAREEEYNVNVELFLPDRSKPPSFNFNRESHYFTRTSKVNSINNNITVVATGKGEATVKMVSWYYALPEEKESSCQKFNLSVQFFPDKIGEDEGIYKLKIEVLYKDDQRDATMAILDIGLLTGFTVNTNDLNLLSKGFGRSISKYEMDKVLSDRGSLIIYLDKVSHKRPEEIAFRMTQTLKVGILQPAPVSVYEYYDHQHNSQTPCVKFYHPQRRSGELLRLCQKNECICAEDNCNMQRKEKIDNEVRTTKACESEKGSKIDFVYKVRLEELKADLATDVYTMRVIKVIKEDSTDVAPDDKLRTFLSFPHCREALNLTQGKTYLVMGMAKDISIDTENNSFQYVLNERTWIEYWPSEEECQTAIHRPTCLGMEYLVMMQRNFGCQLK